One part of the Thermococcus sp. genome encodes these proteins:
- a CDS encoding 2,3-bisphosphoglycerate-independent phosphoglycerate mutase: MKKRKGLLIILDGLGDRPIKEFGGKTPLEYAKTPNMDRLAKIGILGQQDPIKPGQPAGSDTAHLSIFGYDPYKVYRGRGFLEALGVGLDLDEDDLAFRVNFATIENGIIVDRRAGRISTEEAHELAKAIQENVKLPVDFIFVGATGHRAVLVLKGMASGYKVGENDPHEAGKPPKKFTWQDEESKKVAEILEEFVKQAHEVLERHPINEKRRKEGKPVANYLLIRGAGTYPDIPMKFTEQWKVKAGAVIAVSLVKGVARAIGFDVYTPEGATGEYDTDEMAKAKKTVELLKEYDFVFLHFKPTDAAGHDNNPKLKAEMIEKADRMIGYIIDHIDLEETVIAITGDHSTPCEVMNHSGNPVPVLIAGGGVRTDSTEAFGERECMRGGLGRIKGHDIVPIMMDLMNRSEKFGA, from the coding sequence ATGAAGAAGAGAAAGGGACTTCTCATAATCCTCGACGGCCTCGGGGACAGACCGATTAAGGAGTTCGGTGGAAAGACACCGCTTGAGTACGCAAAAACGCCCAACATGGACAGGCTGGCAAAGATAGGAATTCTCGGCCAGCAGGACCCGATAAAGCCCGGCCAACCAGCTGGAAGCGATACAGCTCACCTCAGTATCTTCGGCTACGACCCCTACAAAGTCTACCGTGGAAGGGGCTTCCTCGAGGCCCTCGGCGTCGGGCTTGACTTAGACGAGGACGATTTGGCCTTTAGGGTGAACTTCGCCACAATAGAGAACGGAATAATAGTCGATAGAAGGGCTGGCAGGATAAGCACGGAGGAAGCTCATGAACTTGCGAAGGCAATACAGGAGAACGTTAAACTGCCTGTTGACTTCATCTTCGTAGGGGCTACAGGTCACAGAGCCGTTCTGGTTCTTAAAGGCATGGCCTCTGGCTATAAGGTAGGGGAAAACGACCCGCACGAAGCTGGCAAACCTCCAAAGAAGTTCACCTGGCAGGACGAGGAGAGCAAAAAGGTGGCTGAAATCCTTGAGGAGTTCGTTAAACAGGCTCATGAGGTACTTGAGAGGCACCCAATCAACGAGAAGCGCAGAAAGGAGGGCAAGCCGGTAGCAAACTACCTCCTCATAAGGGGGGCGGGCACTTATCCAGATATACCAATGAAGTTCACGGAGCAGTGGAAGGTCAAGGCTGGAGCGGTTATAGCGGTTTCGCTCGTTAAGGGCGTTGCAAGGGCGATAGGCTTCGATGTTTACACTCCAGAAGGAGCGACCGGTGAATACGACACGGACGAGATGGCCAAGGCAAAAAAGACCGTCGAGCTTCTCAAGGAATACGACTTCGTGTTTTTACACTTCAAGCCGACTGATGCAGCGGGCCACGACAACAATCCAAAGCTGAAGGCGGAGATGATTGAGAAGGCCGACAGGATGATTGGCTACATCATTGACCACATCGACCTTGAGGAAACGGTGATAGCGATAACCGGCGACCACAGCACGCCCTGTGAGGTCATGAACCACAGTGGTAACCCCGTTCCCGTGTTAATAGCGGGCGGTGGGGTTAGAACTGATTCAACTGAGGCCTTCGGCGAGCGCGAGTGCATGCGCGGTGGCCTTGGAAGGATAAAAGGCCACGACATAGTTCCCATAATGATGGACCTCATGAACCGCTCTGAGAAGTTCGGGGCCTGA
- a CDS encoding sodium:calcium antiporter, whose amino-acid sequence MLEFAVWSLSILIGIAVLVVAGDKLSDKIIEVARKAGISPLVISIVLVSLSTTLPEITTSALASYQGVNGIALGNALGSIFANIALILGLASMIRPLKAGRSAYENSLVMLASLVFLIVLSIDGTLSRLDGLLLLLAYVVYLRWLLKKHARSEVDWEPSGEVTAFDYVLLVVLGFFLVGGAEMVVFGGKNIAQALGISDFVIGATVVAIGTSLPEMTNALYGALRERGSISVGNIIGANIMNALVVLGIASLIRPIRTGASVLTVVLVLFAMIPMIASLKKTGGIDRRMGAYFLVLYAVYLVLIFSGVEL is encoded by the coding sequence ATGCTCGAGTTCGCAGTGTGGTCACTTTCAATCCTCATTGGAATAGCCGTTCTCGTGGTTGCCGGTGACAAACTTTCCGACAAGATAATCGAGGTTGCAAGAAAGGCCGGAATCTCCCCGCTAGTGATAAGCATCGTCCTTGTTAGTCTCTCAACGACGTTGCCTGAAATAACGACGAGTGCCTTAGCGAGCTATCAGGGGGTCAATGGGATAGCCCTCGGAAACGCCCTCGGGAGCATATTCGCCAACATTGCCCTCATTCTCGGTCTTGCCTCAATGATTAGGCCCCTAAAGGCCGGCCGTTCCGCCTACGAGAACTCCCTCGTTATGCTCGCCTCACTCGTCTTTCTCATAGTCCTCTCAATTGATGGGACACTGAGCCGACTCGACGGACTTCTGCTACTCCTTGCATACGTGGTCTACCTCCGGTGGCTTCTTAAGAAGCACGCGAGGAGTGAAGTGGACTGGGAACCAAGCGGGGAAGTTACGGCCTTTGATTACGTCCTCTTGGTTGTCCTCGGTTTCTTCCTCGTTGGCGGCGCCGAGATGGTCGTCTTTGGAGGTAAGAACATAGCGCAGGCCCTCGGCATATCTGATTTCGTCATTGGAGCCACCGTTGTCGCTATTGGAACTTCTCTGCCTGAAATGACCAACGCTCTCTACGGTGCACTGAGGGAGCGCGGAAGCATAAGCGTGGGCAACATAATTGGAGCCAACATAATGAACGCACTCGTTGTCCTTGGCATTGCCTCGCTCATAAGGCCAATCCGGACCGGTGCTTCGGTGTTGACAGTTGTTTTGGTTCTTTTCGCGATGATTCCTATGATAGCCTCACTGAAAAAGACTGGGGGAATAGACAGGCGCATGGGGGCGTACTTCCTAGTTCTCTACGCGGTCTATCTCGTCCTGATTTTCTCTGGAGTTGAGCTGTAA
- a CDS encoding HIT domain-containing protein: MKVLWAPWRIEYIRSPKHEGCIFCDFPKENRDRERLILYRGKHAFVIMNNYPYNPGHVMVAPYRHVANWEELTDEELLEIMKLTQLIIMAIKKAMKPDGFNLGVNLGRVAGAGIDTHVHLHIVPRWNGDTNFMPVIADTKVIPESLEEAYDELKKAIEEVEREI; the protein is encoded by the coding sequence ATGAAAGTCCTGTGGGCGCCGTGGAGAATAGAGTACATACGCTCTCCAAAGCACGAGGGCTGTATCTTCTGTGACTTTCCAAAGGAAAACCGCGACAGGGAGAGGCTCATCCTTTACCGTGGAAAGCACGCCTTTGTCATTATGAACAACTACCCCTACAACCCGGGCCACGTAATGGTTGCCCCCTACAGGCACGTCGCCAACTGGGAAGAACTGACCGACGAGGAGCTCCTTGAGATAATGAAGCTCACCCAGCTGATTATCATGGCCATAAAGAAAGCAATGAAACCGGACGGCTTCAATCTCGGCGTTAACCTCGGTCGCGTTGCTGGAGCAGGAATAGACACTCACGTTCACCTCCACATAGTCCCAAGGTGGAACGGCGACACGAACTTCATGCCGGTAATAGCGGACACAAAGGTCATTCCCGAGTCTCTTGAAGAAGCCTACGACGAGCTCAAAAAAGCCATAGAAGAAGTTGAGAGGGAGATTTAA
- a CDS encoding TRAM domain-containing protein, which translates to MVSELERRSVPQRKPPVKRGERYKVRIEALGKGGDGIARIKGFVIFVPNTNVGDEVQIEVKSVKERFAFGEVVG; encoded by the coding sequence GTGGTGTCTGAGTTGGAGCGTAGAAGCGTTCCCCAAAGGAAGCCCCCCGTGAAGCGGGGCGAGCGCTACAAAGTTCGGATTGAAGCCCTTGGCAAAGGTGGCGACGGCATCGCTCGGATTAAGGGCTTCGTGATTTTTGTGCCCAACACTAATGTTGGGGATGAGGTCCAGATTGAGGTAAAAAGCGTGAAAGAGCGCTTTGCATTTGGGGAGGTCGTTGGTTAA